GCCGTTCTCGCCCAGCATGTGGTTGCGGATGCGGATGTTGGCGAAGGTGCCGCGCATCATCACCTCATGGTTGCCGCGCCGCGTGCCGTACTGGTTGAAGTCGGCGACGCCGACGCCATGCTCGGTGAGATACTTGCCGGCCGGCGACGCCGCCTTGATCGAACCCGCCGGCGAGATGTGGTCGGTGGTGATCTTGTCGCCGAAGAGACCGAGCACCCGCGCGCCCTTGATGTCGCCGACCTTGCCGAAGGCGCGGCCCATGCCGGCGAAATAGGGCGGGTTCTGCACATAGGTCGAATGGTCGTCCCAGGCATAGGTCTGGCCTTCCGGCGCCTTGACCTTCTGCCAGTACGCGTCGCCTTTGAAGACGTCGGCATATTTGCGGGCGAAGAGCTCGCGCGTGACGTTCTTCTCGATGAACTCCTGGATCTCGGCCGAGGTCGGCCAGATGTCCTTGAGATAGACCGGCTTGCCGTCGCTGCCTTCGCCGAGCGGCTCGGTGGTGAGGTCCTTGGTGACGGTTCCGGCCAGCGCATGCGCCACCACCAGCGGCGGCGAGGCGAGGTAGTTGGCCTGCACGTCCGGCGAGACGCGGCCTTCGAAGTTGCGGTTGCCGGACAAGACCGCGGCAGCGATCAGGCCCTTGTCATTGATGGTTTTCGAGATCGGCCCCGGCAGCGGGCCGGAATTGCCGATGCAGGTTGTGCAGCCGAAGCCGACCAGGTTGAAGCCGATCTGGTCGAGTTCCTTCTGCAGTCCGGACTTCTCCAAATATTCGGCCACCACCTGGCTGCCGGGGGCGAGCGAGGTTTTCACCCACGGCTTCTGCTTGAGACCGCGCCGGTTGGCATTGCGAGCCAAAAGCCCGGCGCCGATCAGCACGCTCGGATTCGAGGTGTTGGTGCAGGAGGTGATGGCGGCGATGACGACGTCTCCATGGCCGAGATCGTAGGAGGCGCCTTCCACCGCGTAGCGCTTCGAAATCTCGGCGGCCTTCTTGTACTCGGTCTCCATCGCCTTGGCGAAGCCGGCGGGAATGTCCTGCAGCGCGACGCGACCCTCGGGGCGCTTCGGGCCGGCCATCGACGGCACGACGTCGCCGAGGTCGAGCTCGAGCAGGTCGGTGAAGACTGGATCGGGCGAGCCGGCGTCGCGCCACATGCCTTGCGCCTTCGAATAGGCCTCGACCAGCGCGATGCGGTTCTCGTCGCGGCCGGACATCGTCAGATAGCGGACAGTCTCGCTGTCGACCGGGAAGAAGCCGCAGGTGGCGCCATATTCCGGCGCCATGTTGCCGATGGTCGCGCGGTCGGCCAGCGTCATGTTGGAGAGGCCGGGACCGAAGAATTCGACGAACTTGCCGACGACGCCCTTCTTGCGCAGCATCTGGGTGACGGTGAGCACGAGGTCGGTGGCGGTGACGCCTTCCTTCAGCTTGCCGGTGAGGCGGAAGCCGATGACTTCCGGCAGCAGCATGGAGACCGGCTGGCCGAGCATCGCGGCCTCGGCCTCGATGCCGCCGACGCCCCAGCCGAGCACGCCGAGGCCGTTGATCATGGTGGTGTGCGAATCGGTGCCGACGCAGGTGTCGGGATAGGCGGTGGTCTCGCCGTCCTCGCTATTGGTCCACACCACCTGTCCCAGATATTCGAGGTTGACCTGGTGGCAGATGCCGGTGCCGGGCGGCACGACGCGGAAGTTGCGGAAGGCCTGCTGGCCCCATTTCAGGAATTTGTAGCGCTCTTCGTTGCGCTCATATTCCAGCTCGACGTTACGGGCGAAGGCCATCGGCGTGCCGAACTCGTCGACGATGACGGAATGGTCGATGACGAGGTCGACCGGCACCAGCGGGTTGATCTTCTCCGGATCGCCGCCGAGCGCCTTGATGCCGTCGCGCATGGCCGCGAGGTCGACCACGGCCGGAACGCCGGTGAAATCCTGCATCAGCACGCGGGCCGGGCGGTACGCGATCTCGACACCGGCGGTGCCCTTGTCGCTCAGCCACGCGGCGACCGCCTGAATGCTTTCCTTGGTGACGGAACGGCCGTCTTCGTTACGCAAGAGGTTCTCCAGCAGCACCTTCATCGAATAGGGCAGCTGGGCGATACCGTTAAGGCCGTTCTTCTCGGCCTCGGCGAGGTCGAAATAGACATAGTCCGCGCCACCCACGGTCAGGGTGCGGCGGCATTTGAAACTGTCGAGGGATTTTGACACGTGCGATCCGTCCTTGTCTGTTCAGCCTGAAAGGGAACGGACGCCGATGGCATGCAATCACGCGCAAAGGTGCGGGTACGGCCATTTCCGCTGTCCGCTCCCAAGCAACCCGAGCCGTTCAAGGCGGCGCGTGCGCTGGTTCGGCGCTAATTCTTCTCCCGCGCCGACCGCTGGCACGGATGAACCGCATATAGAGAATTTCCTGGAATAGTTCTAGACAGTCGAAAGGCAAATTTGTGCGATGCGGCGGCGGCCGCGAAACGGTGCTTTCGGGACAGGCAAGAATGCGGCTGATCGCCGAAAATCTGGGCGGCGAGCGCGGCGGCGAGATGGTCTTTTCCGGCATCGGATTCGCGCTCGAAAAGGGCGAGGCGCTCATCGTCACCGGGCCGAACGGCGCCGGCAAGTCGACGCTTCTGAGGGTCGTCGCCGGTCTGCTGCCGACAGCCGAAGGCAAGGTGAAGATCGAGGGCGGCGGCGAGGATTTTCCCTCGGTCGCTTCGGCCTCGCACTATCTCGGCCATCTCAATGCGATGAAGACGGCGCTCACGGTGGAAGAGAATCTGGGCTTCTGGCGCGCTTTCCAGGGTGAGCCGGGGTTGGATGTGGAGGAGGCGTTGGAGACGGTCGGGCTGGGAGGAATTGGCCACCTGCCGTTCGGCTATCTTTCGACCGGGCAAAGGCGGCGGGCTTCGATCGCGAAGCTTCTGGTCAGCCGCCGGCCGATATGGCTTCTCGACGAGCCGACGGCCGGACTGGACAAGGCGTCGGAGGAAAGGTTTGCAGGGTTGATGAGGGAGCATCTGCGGGATGGAGGAATCGTGGTGGCAGCGACGCATCTGCCGCTGGGGCTCGAAGGGGCGAAGGCGTTGAGGATGGGTGACTGATGTTGGCGCGAGGTACCCCCCTCTGGCCTGCCGGCCATCTCCCCCTCAAGGGGGGAGATCGACAGTTCGGGCGCCG
The window above is part of the Mesorhizobium sp. WSM4904 genome. Proteins encoded here:
- the acnA gene encoding aconitate hydratase AcnA; its protein translation is MSKSLDSFKCRRTLTVGGADYVYFDLAEAEKNGLNGIAQLPYSMKVLLENLLRNEDGRSVTKESIQAVAAWLSDKGTAGVEIAYRPARVLMQDFTGVPAVVDLAAMRDGIKALGGDPEKINPLVPVDLVIDHSVIVDEFGTPMAFARNVELEYERNEERYKFLKWGQQAFRNFRVVPPGTGICHQVNLEYLGQVVWTNSEDGETTAYPDTCVGTDSHTTMINGLGVLGWGVGGIEAEAAMLGQPVSMLLPEVIGFRLTGKLKEGVTATDLVLTVTQMLRKKGVVGKFVEFFGPGLSNMTLADRATIGNMAPEYGATCGFFPVDSETVRYLTMSGRDENRIALVEAYSKAQGMWRDAGSPDPVFTDLLELDLGDVVPSMAGPKRPEGRVALQDIPAGFAKAMETEYKKAAEISKRYAVEGASYDLGHGDVVIAAITSCTNTSNPSVLIGAGLLARNANRRGLKQKPWVKTSLAPGSQVVAEYLEKSGLQKELDQIGFNLVGFGCTTCIGNSGPLPGPISKTINDKGLIAAAVLSGNRNFEGRVSPDVQANYLASPPLVVAHALAGTVTKDLTTEPLGEGSDGKPVYLKDIWPTSAEIQEFIEKNVTRELFARKYADVFKGDAYWQKVKAPEGQTYAWDDHSTYVQNPPYFAGMGRAFGKVGDIKGARVLGLFGDKITTDHISPAGSIKAASPAGKYLTEHGVGVADFNQYGTRRGNHEVMMRGTFANIRIRNHMLGENGREGGYTIHYPSKEEMSIYDAAMEYRKEGVPLVIFAGVEYGNGSSRDWAAKGTNLLGVRAVIAQSFERIHRSNLVGMGVIPFVFEDGTSWASLNLKGDELVEIDGLDAIKPRQKMVAKVTYGDGTVKNVPIVCRIDTLDELDYFKNGGILQYVLRDLAA
- the ccmA gene encoding heme ABC exporter ATP-binding protein CcmA — its product is MRLIAENLGGERGGEMVFSGIGFALEKGEALIVTGPNGAGKSTLLRVVAGLLPTAEGKVKIEGGGEDFPSVASASHYLGHLNAMKTALTVEENLGFWRAFQGEPGLDVEEALETVGLGGIGHLPFGYLSTGQRRRASIAKLLVSRRPIWLLDEPTAGLDKASEERFAGLMREHLRDGGIVVAATHLPLGLEGAKALRMGD